A stretch of the Dioscorea cayenensis subsp. rotundata cultivar TDr96_F1 chromosome 4, TDr96_F1_v2_PseudoChromosome.rev07_lg8_w22 25.fasta, whole genome shotgun sequence genome encodes the following:
- the LOC120259403 gene encoding CASP-like protein 1F1 has product MEGVKAERRPNYEVNKNYLRTTTVLRILAFISTLSATLVMVFNKQTVQVLGLEMSASFKSSPAFVFFVIGNVIICVYSLVSLGFLSTLLNGYLLHLLDLVVMVLAISAVSSATAIGYLGKKGNVHTGWSQVCSMFGKFCKRVQISLACSFVAVIALLVICMLSSVHKTKQINTY; this is encoded by the exons ATGGAGGGGGTGAAGGCAGAGAGAAGGCCAAATTATGAAGTCAATAAGAATTATCTGAGAACGACTACTGTTCTTAGGATCTTGGCCTTTATATCCACTTTGAGTGCAACTTTAGTCATGGTTTTCAACAAGCAAACAGTTCAAGTCCTTGGCCTTGAGATGAGTGCTAGCTTCAAGTCTTCTCCAGCTTTTGT GTTCTTTGTGATTGGGAATGTGATTATCTGTGTTTATTCACTGGTATCACTGGGTTTTCTTTCAACTCTTTTGAACGGTTATCTTCTTCACTTGTTGGATCTG GTGGTGATGGTGCTAGCAATATCGGCGGTCTCATCGGCGACGGCGATCGGGTATTTAGGGAAGAAAGGAAATGTGCATACAGGCTGGTCTCAGGTGTGCTCCATGTTTGGCAAGTTCTGCAAAAGGGTTCAGATATCTCTGGCTTGTTCTTTCGTTGCTGTCATCGCTTTACTTGTTATTTGTATGCTTTCCTCTGTTCACAAGACCAAACAGATTAATACCTACTGA